The proteins below are encoded in one region of Belonocnema kinseyi isolate 2016_QV_RU_SX_M_011 chromosome 1, B_treatae_v1, whole genome shotgun sequence:
- the LOC117179444 gene encoding histone H2B-like: MAPKASGKAVKKSGKAQKNVAKTDKKKKKRKRKESYAIYIYKVLKQIHPDTGVSSKAMSIMNSFVNDLFERIAMIWHPIFHFKRHFFFTDRFCFLKLF; the protein is encoded by the exons ATGGCCCCTAAAGCTAGTGGTAAAGCCGTAAAAAAATCTGGCAAAGCCCAGAAGAACGTCGCTAAAACTgacaagaagaagaagaagcgtAAGAGGAAGGAAAGTTATGCTATCTACATCTACAAAGTCTTGAAACAGATCCACCCTGATACAGGAGTCTCCAGCAAGGCAATGAGCATCATGAATAGCTTCGTCAACGACCTCTTTGAACGTATTGCC ATGATATGGCATcctatatttcattttaaaaggcaTTTCTTCTTTACTGATAGGTTTTGCTTCCTGAAGCTCTTCTAA